A single window of Colletotrichum destructivum chromosome 9, complete sequence DNA harbors:
- a CDS encoding Putative vacuolar fusion protein Ccz1, which translates to MALSPGGIVPAQLGFLAIFNPSLGSTDETLDDQIVYYASVSTQRQKRRHRSRAKPTENISQEERNERLRQIGLAQGMVEFSKSFSGGQPVDSIDTEKSRVILHELEPGWWVLASIDLTRIPLPPKLQTGKTQESAEEVVEFSSKEIKPASLLLQDMLRAHSTFLLHHGTSLSALFVRSRRTNFLSLLGRYWDLFLSTWNVMLQGNPARTIFGGINIAASGELGIGVGEEERGSGEREVLEGLVGRVEGLVDLVVSKFGSFNADDEPRNGKERQMPWLGTGQDPGPEDGAIFLGTGALSRKSVRDVSHWMEDLYTWGENAYGVIESPTSLRAARRSRKAAPAPASASVPKSSENRHAPVRPLNQSDGNRSDSGSGYGSSGSTKTLAERRGRVIGIVKEAKRTESTKRDIAATATPSAPAAALPAHEEGDGHMDKLMTYMKLGYGTYWSIGKSDASSPADKNQLAAATAALASGESSKHASTAARKPKPIDDDTGHYLIGLIGDVEEGSGGEGEDGKGSDDADNIEPNSRTMLRTIHVELEKTGQNRAEADIVKDLGSLTNEVTPLGANDVSSNPLFGNQDSNKASKMRVVVYVNRPFIFTFLFELRTDSLAWDSFYKSLHCQLASIQKPLRASIHYRPEKPDVGSPASNIYDLIWDAEAMTVLSTIPNIPDHAQMLQSNTQLAWSRVEAMNTHMQLLNIFNLTRQEINQLERTCKTNRGWWVVWQRILDRHTNATAANRYSGNEDDGDAPASESEESLTTSGDGSSTQRPSPSPLLSPMVSKEIFLIRRASDHAGYRGVSSSYAEASGAGAGTGWGDGAGRLASGIGIDTRKYIEGLLNFSR; encoded by the exons ATGGCATTGTCACCCGGAGGCATCGTCCCGGCTCAGTTGGGCTTCCTTGCCATCTTCAATCCATCCCTGGGCAGTACGGATGAGACGCTTGACGACCAAATTGTCTACTACGCCTCGGTGAGCACTCAGCGACAGAAGCGTCGTCACCGCTCTCGCGCCAAGCCCACAGAGAACATCTCTCAAGAGGAACGCAATGAGCGCCTGCGCCAGATTGGCCTTGCCCAGGGCATGGTTGAGTTCAGCAAGAGTTTCTCTGGCGGCCAGCCTGTTGACTCCATTGACACGGAGAAGTCGCGTGTGATTCTCCACGAACTGGAGCCAGGTTGGTGGGTTCTTGCT TCCATCGATCTCACCCGCATTCCCTTGCCTCCCAAGTTGCAGACTGGGAAGACCCAAGAATCTGCAGAAGAGGTTGTTGAGTTTTCATCTAAGGAGATCAAGCCCGCATCTCTTCTGTTGCAAGATATGCTTCGTGCTCATTCCACCTTCCTGCTTCACCACGGCACCTCGCTCAGTGCTTTGTTTGTCCGTTCTCGGAGGACCAATTTTCTcagccttctcggccgaTATTGGGATCTGTTCTTATCGACATGGAACGTCATGTTGCAGGGCAATCCCGCACGCACCATCTTTGGCGGTATCAACATTGCCGCTTCCGGCGAACTGggcatcggcgtcggtgaAGAAGAGCGAGGCAGCGGAGAACGAGAGGTATTAGAAGGCCTTGTTGGCAGGGTTGAGGGTCTTGTCGACCTCGTTGTTTCCAAGTTCGGATCTttcaacgccgacgacgagcccagAAATGGCAAGGAGCGGCAGATGCCGTGGTTAGGCACAGGGCAGGATCCAGGCCCCGAGGATGGTGCGATTTTCCTAGGAACAGGAGCTTTGTCTCGGAAGTCGGTCAGAGATGTGTCGCATTGGATGGAGGACTTGTACACTTGGGGTGAAAACGCCTATGGTGTGATCGAGAGTCCGACTTCTCTGCGCGCCGCACGACGTTCGAGGAAAGCtgcaccggcgccggcttcggcttcggtTCCCAAGTCATCGGAGAACCGGCATGCTCCAGTTCGGCCTCTAAATCAGTCCGATGGCAATCGCTCTGACTCCGGCTCCGGGTATGGAAGCTCGGGGTCTACGAAGACACTCGCAGAACGGCGTGGTCGGGTAATTGGCATCGTGAAGGAAGCCAAGCGGACAGAATCCACTAAGAGGGACATCGCCGCTACCGCCACTCCTTCTGCCCCTGCCGCAGCTCTTCCAGCGCATGAAGAGGGAGACGGGCACATGGATAAGCTCATGACGTACATGAAGCTTGGGTACGGCACCTACTGGTCGATTGGCAAGTCAGATGCATCGTCACCTGCAGACAAGAACCAattggccgccgccaccgccgccttggcAAGCGGGGAGTCTTCCAAGCATGCCTCCACTGCGGCACGAAAGCCTAAGCCGATAGACGACGATACCGGTCACTACCTCATCGGGCTGATAGGTGACGTTGAGGAGGGCAGTGGCGGtgaaggcgaagacggcAAGGGCTCCGATGATGCCGATAACATTGAGCCGAACTCTCGTACCATGCTTCGCACCATCCATGTCGAGCTCGAAAAGACGGGACAGAACCGTGCCGAAGCAGATATCGTGAAGGACCTCGGCAGCCTGACGAACGAAGTTACCCCTCTTGGGGCCAACGACGTGAGCTCGAACCCGCTGTTCGGAAACCAGGACTCCAACAAGGCGAGTAAGATGCGTGTCGTTGTTTATGTTAATAGACCATTCATCTTCACCTTCCTATTCGAGTTGAGGACCGATTCGCTGGCTTGGGACTCATTTTACAAATCGCTGCATTGCCAGCTTGCGTCTATCCAGAAACCGCTGCGGGCCTCCATCCATTACAGGCCAGAAAAGCCAGATGTGGGTTCCCCAGCGTCAAATATTTACGACCTCATATGGGATGCCGAGGCCATGACTGTGCTCTCCACCATACCCAATATACCCGATCACGCACAAATGCTTCAGTCAAACACGCAGCTAGCTTGGTCGCGCGTCGAGGCGATGAACACACACATGCAACTTCTCAACATTTTCAACCTCACCCGGCAGGAGATTAATCAGCTGGAGCGGACTTGCAAGACGAACCGCGGGTGGTGGGTAGTGTGGCAGCGTATCCTGGATCGACACACAAACGCGACCGCGGCAAACCGATACTCGGGGaacgaggatgatggcgacgcgCCAGCCTCCGAGAGCGAGGAGTCGTTGACCACGAGCGGCGATGGCTCCAGCACTCAGAGgccatccccgtcccccTTGCTCAGCCCAATGGTTAGCAAGGAGATATTTCTGATCCGCAGGGCGAGCGACCATGCGGGCTACCGCGGCGTGAGCTCGTCATACGCCGAGGCCAGCGGAGCAGGAGCGGGAACGGGGtggggcgacggcgcgggccgTCTGGCGTCGGGGATTGGCATTGATACGCGCAAGTATATCGAGGGACTACTGAACTTTAGCCGGTGA
- a CDS encoding Putative Marvel domain-containing protein, with protein MESMLQVLVRGLQLLWVLLVTALIGNVIALNINGAGSAMAAINFSMFVAVVCWLASLYGLAAVFVSAISIPIVLLALDGAAVLFTFIDAIVLSAKLRVVNCGSLDRGDLPGDYIVWGSADNEKRCREIQASTVFMWFLFASFCAGAFFTFMNFRRGGGSVRSSRPSMAQVGV; from the coding sequence ATGGAATCAATGTTGCAAGTCCTCGTCCGGGGCCTCCAGCTCCTTTGGGTCCTGCTGGTTACCGCATTGATCGGCAATGTCATTGCTCTCAAcatcaacggcgccggctccgcAATGGCTGCCATCAACTTCTCCATGTTCGTCGCGGTCGTCTGCTGGCTTGCCTCTCTGtacggcctggccgccgtctttGTCTCGGCCATTTCCATCCCCATCGTGTTGCTGGCCCTTGACGGCGCTGCTGTCCTCTTCACCTTCATAGACGCCATCGTCTTATCGGCCAAGCTCCGCGTCGTCAACTGCGGGTCGCTGGACAGGGGCGACTTGCCGGGCGACTACATAGTCTGGGGCTCTGCCGACAATGAGAAGCGCTGCCGCGAGATCCAGGCCAGCACAGTCTTCATGTGGTTCCTGTTCGCCAGCTTCTGCGCAGGCGCGTTCTTCACGTTTATGAACTtccgtcgcggcggcggctctgTACGCAGTTCTCGACCCAGCATGGCGCAGGTCGGCGTCTAA
- a CDS encoding Putative FAD dependent oxidoreductase, FAD/NAD(P)-binding domain superfamily: protein MTGATLQPGQADLPSAKSTASYWHREPSVALLGQRTTSALPPTADIVVIGSGITGAFAIKELLERQAGKTVLLLEAREICWGATGRNGGHCQPVAYNPNTTIADFELRNYTHLADLITANAIPCDWVPLQGVHALLTPDLVAAAAEQIAALPPRLSGLARLVTDPGELRTLKVPDAAGAVVQERAASVWPYKLVAWIFEDLLRRFGPGPRSKSVSGAETTESENRWFNIQTNTPVTRLQRLPSGGRTSSPPDEASWVVHTDRGQVAASKVLLASNAYTSRLLPSFADLVVPVRGQVAALLPEPRAELGRSYVFMASSDAARGEPNQDDYLIQRPSPGLELILGGGRARGASRGVGVSDDDKVDPVVAAYLRRAGVTNVDLRPGERGEAGGPKEELRASYEWTGIMAFSRDGRPWVGAVPSGPVLGGGDGLWVCAGYTGHGMPQAALCGRAVAGMMTGSGGVELDIPAEFLVSEERAEKARALPSIKEMDDLDMFLL from the exons ATGACGGGCGCAACCCTCCAaccaggccaggccgacCTCCCCTCGGCCAAGAGCACTGCGTCCTACTGGCACCGCGAGCCCTCGGTggcgctcctcggccagagGACCACCAGTGCGTTGCCCCCGACCGCAGACATTGTCGTTATTGGTAGCGGCATCACGGGCGCcttcgccatcaaggagctgCTAGAGCGGCAGGCGGGGAAGACGgtgcttctcctcgaggcGCGGGAGATCTGTTGGGGTGCTACCGGGCGG AACGGCGGCCACTGCCAGCCAGTGGCCTACAACCccaacaccaccatcgcGGACTTTGAGCTCCGCAACTACACCCACCTCGCCGACCTTATcaccgccaacgccatcccTTGCGACTGGGTGCCCCTACAGGGCGTCCACGCCCTCCTGACGccggacctcgtcgccgccgccgcggagcAGATCGCGGCGCTGCCGCCTCGCCTTTCGGGGCTTGCGAGGCTGGTCACCGACCCGGGGGAACTGAGAACCCTAAAGGTCCCCGATGCGGCGGGCGCCGTCGTGCaggagagggcggcgagcgTGTGGCCCTACAAGCTCGTCGCGTGGATCTTCGAGGATCTGCTGCGACGCTTCGGTCCTGGTCCTCGGTCAAAGTCCGTGTCCGGGGCGGAGACGACAGAATCGGAGAATAGGTGGTTCAACATTCAAACCAACACTCCCGTGACCCGCCTCCAGCGCCTAcccagcggcggccgcacctcttctccccccgACGAGGCATCGTGGGTCGTCCACACGGACCGCGGGCAGGTCGCAGCCAGTAAAGTCCTCCTTGCATCCAACGCCTACACGAGCCGGCTCCTTCCCTCGTTTGcagacctcgtcgtccccgtGCGGGGTCAGGTCGCCGCGCTCCTGCCCGAGCCCCGCGCCGAGCTGGGGCGGAGCTACGTGTTCATGGCGAGCTCCGACGCTGCCAGGGGCGAGCCAAACCAGGACGACTACCTGATCCAGCGGCCCAGTCCCGGGCTGGAGCTGATTCTCGGTGGCGGGCGCGCGCGCGGCGCGTCAAGGGGCGTGGGTGTttcggacgacgacaaagtCGACCCTGTCGTCGCGGCGTACCTGCGTCGGGCCGGGGTGACGAATGTCGACCTGAGGCCtggggagaggggcgagGCCGGTGGCCCCAAGGAAGAGCTGAGGGCGAGCTATGAATGGACGGGCATCATGGCCTTCTCGCGCGACGGGCGGCCAtgggtcggcgccgtgccgTCAGGTCCCGTCCTCGGTGGCGGAGACGGATTGTGGGTCTGTGCTGGGTACACGGGGCacggcatgccgcaggcGGCGCTGTGCGGGCGCGCGGTGGCCGGGATGATGACTGGATCGGGGGGCGTCGAGCTGGACATCCCGGCCGAGTTCTTGGTCAGCGAGGAGagggccgagaaggccaggGCCTTGCCTTCGATCAAGGAGATGGATGATCTAGACATGTTCCTCCTGTAG
- a CDS encoding Putative DNA polymerase alpha/delta/epsilon, subunit B, DNA polymerase epsilon, subunit B yields the protein MDPPPSISPKRKQKMPMANIFAAKTPAPPSSSIPSSSPAFGTPVHPLKPFKVSAPSKHAILPIILPPATLRPLAFRTFTKKHSLTLSSTALQELATFIGRHCGSSWREEGLAEKVLEEVARSWKNCNGGVIVDGASPELKDILKTLEGNMSGGKIVTGARGLSRQNSLLNEPGQDADMSNTRLGLRPAQSSLVREDSQQSFGMSSLGVEEEDDEDNVRDPRKWLNIIDAYDQPRFSYNVAKKHFERETSKPSLLPPAAHKTALFRNRYNVIHQRLLRNESFQTSAVASARAPSLKRSASNQLNHKITPIANLLGRHGSHHMLLGMLNILPAGGLAISDLTATIALDVSQAVAIPEDSAWFSPGMIVLVDGVYEEEEESVGKGLSGSSGVGGTLGGRFQAFFIGQPPCEKRKATLGVSGPDGGQDHTIGGGFGWIDFLGVGSERAVGFKMRKLEQRLLPRHSAEEVPSRGRMVILGELNLDQPRSLQALRRILTIYAAEPEGATPMSFVITGNFTQHAVLARGGSGGSIEYKEYFDALASTLSEFPALLQTSTFVFVPGDNDGWVSSFTAGAATPLPRKGAPDVFTSRIRRVFAAANAEVGSKSDGEAIWTSNPSRLTLFGPNHEVVVFRDDISARLRRAAVRLKTPKQSRGQDEENQPPEAEDGTDDVVMGGSGPIEISAEEEAMDVDIPSKKPAVKQVNSSVPQDVHTARKLVKTVLDQGYLSPFRQSIRPVHWDYATALHLYPLPTSMILVDTTAPPFSVTYEGCHVMNPGSILVPGRTRVGRWIEYEIGKIGKLRETTF from the exons ATGGATCCACCGCCGTCAATTTCTCCGAAGCGCAAGCAAAAAATGCCCATGGCTAATATCTTCGCCGCAAAGACAcctgcccctccctcttcttcgatACCCTCATCTTCGCCCGCATTTGGCACCCCAGTACACCCCCTGAAGCCGTTCAAAGTGTCAGCACCTTCAAAGCACGCGATTCTCCCAATCATACTCCCACCGGCCACCCTCCGCCCCTTGGCATTTCGGACGTTTACCAAGAAACACAGCTTGACGCTGTCCTCGACTGCCCTCCAAGAACTCGCAACCTTCATCGGCCGCCATTGTGGCTCGTCATGGCGGGAAGAGGGCTTGGCAGAGAAGGTTTTGGAAGAGGTGGCCAGGTCGTGGAAGAATTGCAATGGCGGTGTCATTGTCGACGGCGCCAGCCCAGAGCTGAAGGACATATTGAAGACTTTGGAAGGCAACATGAGCGGGGGCAAGATTGTGACTGGCGCAAGGGGTCTGAGTCGACAGAATAGTCTTTTGAACGAACCGGGGCAAGATGCGGACATGTCGAACACGAGACTAGGGTTACGGCCAGCACAGTCGTCTTTGGTGCGAGAGGATAGTCAACAGAGCTTCGGCATGTCCAGTCTTggcgtggaggaggaggatgacgaggataACGTCAGGGATCCTCGGAAGTGGCTCAACATCATCGACGCATACGACCAACCGAGATTTTCTTATAACGTTGCAAAGAAGCATTTCGAAAG AGAAACGTCGAAACCCTCCCTACTGCCACCAGCAGCTCACAAGACTGCTCTGTTCCGGAATAGGTATAATGTCATACACCAAAGGCTACTCAGGAATGAGTCCTTTCAAACATCAGCCGTTGCAAGCGCAAGAGCACCCTCGCTCAAGCGTTCCGCGTCAAACCAACTGAACCATAAGATCACACCAATTGCGAACCTCTTAGGTCGACATGGAAGCCATCACATGCTTCTGGGTATGCTGAATATTCTACCAGCGGGCGGTCTCGCAATCAGCGACCTGACAGCCACAATTGCGCTCGACGTGTCTCAAGCAGTTGCGATTCCCGAGGACTCAGCGTGGTTCTCGCCAGGCATGATCGTGCTTGTGGACGGTGTCtacgaagaggaagaagagtcCGTCGGAAAGGGTCTGAGCGGAAGCAGCGGTGTAGGTGGAACGCTCGGCGGCAGATTTCAAGCCTTCTTCATTGGCCAGCCACCCTGCGAGAAGAGGAAAGCCACGTTGGGTGTCAGCGGcccggacggcggccaggaccACACCATAGGAGGTGGGTTCGGCTGGATCGACTTCCTCGGTGTGGGCAGCGAGCGGGCTGTTGGATTCAAGATGCGGAAGCTCGAGCAACGTCTGCTACCCCGGCATTCTGCCGAAGAGGTCCCCAGCAGGGGCAGGATGGTTatcctcggcgagctgaACCTCGACCAGCCGCGGTCGTTGCAGGCCTTGCGGAGGATCCTCACCATATATGCAGCCGAACCCGAAGGCGCGACGCCTATGAGCTTCGTCATCACGGGAAACTTCACGCAGCACGCCGTGCTCGCGAGaggtggcagcggcggtaGTATCGAATACAAGGAATACTTCGACGCCTTGGCTTCGACACTATCCGAATTCCCCGCTCTTCTACAGACTTCTaccttcgtcttcgtccccgGCGATAATGACGGCTGGGTGTCGTCCTTCACCGCGGGAGCTGCGACTCCGCTACCCCGGAAAGGGGCCCCGGACGTCTTCACATCACGTATCCGACGAGTCTTTGCCGCGGCCAACGCGGAAGTCGGCTCCAAGAGCGACGGAGAGGCTATCTGGACGTCAAACCCCAGTCGTTTGACACTGTTCGGTCCGAACCACGAAGTCGTCGTCTTCCGTGACGACATCTCAGCCCGCCTGCGTCGCGCAGCCGTACGCCTCAAGACGCCGAAACAAAGCCGGGgccaagacgaagaaaacCAGCCCCccgaggccgaagacggcACGGATGACGTTGTCATGGGCGGCAGTGGCCCGATCGAGATCTCcgctgaagaagaggctATGGACGTCGACATACCCAGCAAGAAGCCTGCTGTCAAGCAGGTCAACTCGAGCGTCCCGCAGGACGTGCACACAGCGCGGAAACTTGTCAAGACGGTCCTGGACCAGGGGTACCTGTCGCCGTTCCGCCAGTCGATCCGTCCCGTGCACTGGGACTATGCGACGGCGCTGCACCTCTACCCGCTGCCGACATCCATGATACTCGTGGACACGACGGCACCGCCGTTTAGCGTCACGTATGAGGGCTGTCACGTCATGAACCCGGGCAGCATCCTCGTTCCCGGCCGGACGCGGGTTGGCCGTTGGATAGAGTATGAGATTGGGAAGATTGGGAAGCTGCGGGAGACGACCTTTTGA
- a CDS encoding Putative serine/threonine-protein kinase, active produces the protein MASGFDEEELHISLSPSQIRRRSQQHGAAAADAAAAAGSHQLQPPLSDAANMGPPIDTTAPLRDKIKTEQRIGAYKIIKTLGEGSFGKVKLAIHNGTGQQVALKIIARKKLISRDMAGRVEREIEYLQLLRHPHIIKLYTVIKTPNEIIMVLEYAGGELFDYIVQNGRMKEPEARRFFQQMLCAVEYCHRHKIVHRDLKPENLLLDDNLNVKIADFGLSNIMTDGNFLKTSCGSPNYAAPEVIGGKLYAGPEVDVWSCGVILYVLLVGRLPFDDEHIPSLFAKIARGTYSIPQWMNSGAATLIKKMLVVNPVQRATIDDIRQDPWFMIDLPAYLAPPVEEFFNTGVDPNKAIQKSDIAPNAPPRVQEKLHNEVTEKISKTMGYGKKDVEEALQAAEPSAIKDAYMIVRENKLMQVNEAMSSLSVDQDGSSSPLPSASSARSGGSTVGGQRPYISKIGILPSSLPAYHKEYVEREKGGFEDHPTPTIVVDEPGLSARTDAEREETARHLKPHSRNSQVRLDDSAKRPQGMTPVVQAKKTKPVRWQFGIRSRNAPWEALLCIHKALNKLGATYVPDEDFEKVHGAETDQPSNEGSFVDDYASQGGNGSTSSIDPLKRYKLPADPWHIKVRWETQRTPTEGSKTPDSYHVVGDDEVKRDFVALHMDIQIYEMEHGVYLVDFKCSGYETADRRLLEEKDVTSPFPFLDMAARLIMQLAEAD, from the exons ATGGCTTCCGGtttcgacgaggaggagctccaTATCAGCCTCTCGCCATCCCAGATCCGTCGCCGCTCCCAGCAGCAcggtgctgccgctgccgatgctgctgctgccgccggtaGTCACCAACTTCAACCACCTTTgtccgacgccgccaacatgGGACCTCCCATCGACACGACCGCCCCGCTGCGGGATAAGATCAAGACGGAGCAGCGCATCGGCGCATACAAGATCATCAAGACCCTGGGCGAGGGCTCCTTTGGGAAGGTGAAGCTGGCCATACACAACGGCACTGGACAGCAGGTCGCTCTCAAGATTATTGCCAGGAAGAAGCTCATTAGTCGCGACATGGCCGGCCGAGTTGAGCGCGAAATTGAATACCTCCAGCTCTTGCGCCACCCTCATATTATCAAGCT GTATACTGTCATCAAGACGCCCAATGAGATTATCATGGTCCTCGAGtatgccggcggcgagctctTCGATTACATCGTGCAGAACGGACGTATGAAGGAACCCGAAGCTCGCCGCTTCTTCCAGCAGATGCTCTGCGCCGTTGAATACTGCCACCGACACAAAATCGTCCACCGCGACTTGAAGCCCGAGAACCTGCTGTTGGACGACAATCTCAATGTCAAGATTGCCGATTTTGGCTTGAGTAATATCATGACGGACGGAAACTTCCTCAAGACAAGCTGCGGAAGCCCCAACTACGCAGCACCCGAAGTGATTGGTGGGAAGCTCTATGCTGGCCCAGAGGTGGACGTCTGGAGTTGCGGCGTCATTCTTTATGTTCTGCTCGTTGGCAGATTGCCATTCGATGACGAACACATCCCCAGTCTCTTCGCAAAGATTGCCCGTGGAACGTACAGCATACCGCAATGGATGAACTCGGGCGCCGCAACACTCATTAAGAAGATGCTGGTCGTTAACCCCGTACAGCGTGCCACAATTGACGATATCAGACAGGACCCCTGGTTCATGATAGACCTGCCCGCCTacttggcgccgccggtggaggAATTCTTCAACACGGGCGTGGATCCTAACAAGGCCATTCAGAAAAGCGATATCGCCCCCAACGCCCCTCCAAGAGTGCAGGAGAAGCTGCACAACGAGGTCACGGAGAAGATCAGCAAGACTATGGGATATGGAAagaaggatgtcgaggaggccttgcAAGCCGCGGAACCATCCGCCATCAAGGATGCTTACATGATTGTCCGCGAGAACAAGCTTATGCAAGTGAATG AGGCCATGTCATCGCTCTCAGTCGATCAGGACGGGTCAAGTAGCCCCCTACCTAGTGCTTCATCAGCTAGATCGGGCGGGTCTACTGTGGGCGGACAGCGTCCTTACATCAGCAAGATCGGTATCCTGCCGAGCAGTTTGCCGGCGTACCATAAGGAATACGTCGAACGTGAAAAGGGAGGCTTCGAAGATCATCCGACGCCCACTATTGTGGTCGACGAACCAGGGCTCTCGGCCCGTACGGACGCCGAGAGGGAAGAGACAGCCCGGCATTTGAAACCTCACTCGAGAAACAGCCAAGTGCGCCTCGACGACTCAGCCAAACGACCTCAGGGTATGACACCTGTCGTTCAAGCCAAGAAGACGAAACCGGTTAGATGGCAGTTTGGCATCCGCTCTCGCAACGCACCCTGGGAAGCCTTGCTTTGCATTCATAAAGCGCTCAACAAGCTGGGCGCAACCTACGTGCCTGATGAGGACTTTGAGAAAGTTCATGGTGCAGAAACGGATCAGCCCAGCAACGAAGGTAGCTTTGTCGACGACTATGCATCCCAGGGGGGCAATGGCTCAACTAGTAGTATAGATCCCCTCAAGCGATACAAATTGCCTGCCGACCCGTGGCATATCAAGGTCCGCTGGGAAACACAGA GAACCCCCACGGAGGGAAGCAAGACGCCCGATAGCTATcatgtcgtcggcgacgacgaggtcaagcGTGACTTTGTGGCCTTGCATATGGATATCCAGATATACGAGATGGAGCACGGTGTCTATCTCGTGGACTTCAAATGCTCCGGCTACGAGACGGCCGACAGAAGACTGCTCGAAGAGAAGGATGTTACAAGTCCTTTCCCGTTCCTGGACATGGCCGCCCGCTTGATCATGCAACTAGCCGAAGCGGACTGA
- a CDS encoding Putative translation initiation factor IF2/IF5 domain-containing protein, with protein MDVEDTTPVPDRKQRKSVAFTDEQVVVDADGSVTMVNATEEPKETAQSHTPRTPPLTAALEALHADANSQAGAEDATAPAPEAAVEDGGLDLSMKKKKKKKVPKDGDDAAEDAPAGEDGGLDLTMKKKKKKKKAAEDGEEDEFAAKLKALDLEGNQEGGEATEATADDGDMDAGTGIWQHDETKALSYSLLLNRFFHQLSQKNPDHALSGSKSYKIPPPQCMREGNKKTIFANIAEICKRMKRTEEHVTAYLFSELGTSGSVDGSRRLVIKGRFQQKQLENVLRKYIIEYVTCKTCKSADTELSKGENRLYFITCNSCGSRRSVTAIKTGFSAQIGKRRKMQG; from the exons ATGGATGTCGAA GACACAACCCCCGTTCCCGATCGCAAACAGCGTAAATCAGTCGCCTTCACGGACGAGCAAGtagtcgtcgacgccgacggatCAGTCACGATGGTCAACGCCACCGAGGAACCCAAGGAGACAGCCCAGTCGCACACGCCCCGTACGCCGCCGCTCACCGCAGCCCTTGAAGCCTTACATGCTGATGCCAATTCTCAAGCTGGAGCCGAAGATGCGAcggcccccgcccccgaAGCCGctgtcgaggatggcggtCTCGACCtgtcgatgaagaagaagaagaagaagaaggttcCCAaggacggtgacgacgccgcTGAGGACGCCcctgccggcgaggacggcggacTGGATTTGACtatgaagaaaaagaagaagaagaagaaggctgccgaAGATGGTGAGGAGGACGAGTTTGCtgccaagctcaaggccctGGACCTCGAAGGCAAtcaggagggcggcgaggccaccgaggccaccgccgacgacggcgacatggATGCCGGTACCGGCATCTGGCAGCACGACGAGACCAAGGCTCTGAGCTACAGCCTGCTCCTAAACCGCTTCTTCCACCAGCTCTCCCAGAAGAACCCCGACCACGCCCTTAGCGGTTCGAAGAGCTACAAGATCCCTCCCCCGCAGTGCATGCGTGAAGGCAACAAGAAGACCATCTTCGCGAACATTGCCGAGATCTGCAAGCGCATGAAGAGAACCGAGGAGCACGTCACCGCCTACCTCTTCTCCGAGTTGGGTACCAGCGGTTCCGTCGACGGTAGCAGACGCCTTGTCATCAAGGGTCGTTTCCAGCAGAAGCAGCTCGAGAACGTGCTGCGCAAGTATATCA TCGAGTACGTCACCTGCAAGACCT GCAAATCCGCCGACACCGAGCTGTCCAAGGGAGAGAACCGTCTGTACTTCATCACCTGCAACTCTTGCGGTTCGAGACGTTCCGTCACCGCCATCAAGACCGGTTTCTCTGCCCAGATCGGCAAGAGAAGAAAGATGCAGGGTTAA